Proteins encoded within one genomic window of Methanosarcina barkeri str. Wiesmoor:
- a CDS encoding aldo/keto reductase has product MLYRKIPKNGDKLSILGFGCMRLPVIEDGTIDEERATRQVRYAIDHGVNYIDTAWPYHMGESEPFLGRALTDGYREKIKLATKLPSWLVENREDMDRFLNTQLERLNTDHIDYYLLHSLAGEVWDKLEPLGVIDFLNKAKDDGRITNAGFSFHGPIEDFKRIVDAYPWTFCQIQYNFMDERNQAGTEGLKYAASKGLGVIVMEPLLGGNLASPVPAEVKDIWDEAETKRTPAEWALRWVWNHPEVTVVLSGMNEESHIEENLKIASEAYPNSLTDTEMQLVNRVEQKYRQLVKIGCTGCRYCMPCPSGVNIPECFEIYNNLHMFGNVEGARFKYAVRMSGVFTNTEPGGFASQCTECGQCMEKCPQNLKIPDLLKAVEEDLEGPDLEQRVAMAKKLFKKG; this is encoded by the coding sequence ATGCTTTACAGAAAAATTCCAAAGAACGGAGATAAACTTTCAATACTGGGATTCGGATGCATGCGCCTCCCTGTGATAGAGGATGGAACAATAGACGAAGAAAGGGCTACCCGGCAAGTTAGATACGCAATCGATCACGGAGTGAATTACATCGATACGGCCTGGCCGTATCACATGGGAGAAAGCGAACCTTTCCTTGGACGAGCCCTTACAGATGGATATCGAGAAAAAATTAAACTTGCTACAAAACTTCCCTCCTGGCTTGTGGAAAATCGAGAAGATATGGATAGATTCCTGAATACCCAGTTAGAGAGACTTAATACGGACCATATAGATTATTATCTACTTCATAGTCTGGCAGGAGAAGTATGGGATAAACTTGAGCCTCTTGGTGTGATTGATTTTCTTAATAAAGCAAAGGACGACGGACGAATTACCAACGCAGGTTTTTCTTTTCATGGGCCAATTGAAGATTTTAAGCGGATTGTTGACGCTTATCCCTGGACTTTCTGCCAGATCCAGTACAACTTTATGGACGAAAGAAATCAGGCAGGAACTGAAGGACTTAAATATGCAGCCTCTAAAGGACTGGGTGTAATTGTTATGGAACCTCTTCTCGGAGGCAATCTGGCTAGCCCGGTACCTGCTGAAGTGAAAGATATCTGGGATGAGGCTGAAACGAAACGTACACCTGCAGAGTGGGCTCTTCGCTGGGTGTGGAACCATCCAGAAGTTACGGTTGTACTCTCAGGCATGAACGAGGAATCTCATATAGAAGAAAACCTGAAAATCGCATCTGAGGCCTATCCAAACTCCCTGACTGACACTGAAATGCAGCTTGTTAACAGAGTTGAGCAAAAGTACCGTCAGCTTGTGAAAATTGGCTGTACTGGCTGTCGATACTGCATGCCTTGCCCTTCAGGAGTAAATATCCCTGAATGTTTTGAAATTTACAATAACCTCCATATGTTTGGTAATGTAGAGGGTGCCCGGTTTAAATATGCAGTCAGGATGAGTGGCGTATTTACAAACACTGAACCTGGAGGATTTGCTTCCCAGTGCACTGAGTGTGGTCAATGTATGGAAAAATGTCCCCAAAATCTAAAAATACCTGATCTGCTCAAAGCCGTAGAAGAAGATCTGGAAGGGCCTGACCTGGAGCAAAGGGTGGCCATGGCTAAAAAACTCTTTAAGAAAGGGTAA
- the tnpA gene encoding IS200/IS605-like element ISMba16 family transposase: MLELRSFSHGYGQITYHIVLVPKYRYSIFYNKRIKKDCELILSSICMEKGYKIHAMEVVDDHVHLFLEFHPSTSLSEVIQYLKGGSSYRLFKLHPEMRKQYWSGSLWSSGKFYRSVGNVTADTIKHYIKESQGKTKTEAQSQRLKKSGQRRINEF; encoded by the coding sequence ATGTTGGAACTACGTAGTTTTAGCCATGGCTATGGTCAGATTACCTACCACATCGTGTTGGTACCTAAATATCGATACAGTATATTCTACAACAAGCGGATTAAAAAGGATTGCGAGTTGATTCTCAGCAGTATTTGCATGGAAAAAGGCTACAAAATTCATGCAATGGAAGTTGTAGATGATCATGTTCACTTGTTTCTAGAGTTTCATCCAAGTACTTCTCTATCAGAGGTAATTCAATACTTGAAAGGAGGAAGTTCTTACAGACTTTTCAAGCTTCATCCTGAAATGAGAAAACAGTATTGGAGTGGAAGTCTATGGTCAAGTGGAAAGTTCTATCGATCTGTTGGGAATGTAACTGCTGACACAATCAAGCATTATATTAAGGAATCGCAGGGAAAAACGAAAACAGAAGCTCAATCACAGAGGTTAAAAAAATCCGGGCAACGTAGAATTAATGAGTTCTAA
- a CDS encoding 4Fe-4S binding protein — translation MIRYRRGKIIVVQDRCTGCNICVKICPSYFIEPADEAYLL, via the coding sequence ATCATCAGATACAGGAGAGGCAAAATTATTGTTGTTCAAGATCGCTGCACAGGATGCAATATTTGCGTAAAAATATGCCCTTCATATTTCATCGAGCCGGCTGATGAGGCTTACCTTCTCTAG
- a CDS encoding MarR family winged helix-turn-helix transcriptional regulator — MKSRKLNEVAELQFDLLNLFHKNFAKAFHEITYGPYNLNKNQKRAIMLIGKKGEIIPSVLGEYLDLHKGSLTSIIDSLEKEGLIYRKGDPEDRRKTILSLTEAGKEYRSWLNAAIQAKVSEILDRLDEEEIVNYQESMETLIYFFKKLDERA; from the coding sequence ATGAAATCGAGAAAATTAAACGAAGTAGCTGAGCTCCAGTTTGACCTCCTAAATCTCTTCCACAAAAACTTTGCTAAAGCTTTTCATGAGATCACATACGGTCCTTATAACCTGAACAAAAATCAGAAAAGAGCTATTATGCTCATCGGAAAGAAAGGTGAAATCATTCCTTCTGTCCTGGGAGAATACCTGGATCTCCATAAAGGGAGTTTGACATCGATAATCGATTCTTTGGAAAAAGAGGGACTTATCTACAGGAAAGGAGATCCAGAAGACCGCAGGAAAACCATCTTATCCCTTACCGAAGCAGGCAAAGAGTACAGAAGTTGGCTTAATGCGGCAATTCAGGCTAAAGTGTCGGAGATCCTTGATAGATTGGATGAAGAAGAAATAGTTAATTATCAGGAAAGCATGGAAACTTTGATATACTTTTTTAAAAAACTGGATGAGAGGGCATGA
- a CDS encoding pentapeptide repeat-containing protein, whose amino-acid sequence MRGRKKLTNVKYSKTPVGCYLRTAILVGCYLQTAILVGCYLQTAILVSCYLQTAILVSCYLQTAILVDCYLRTAILVGCYLQTAILVSCYLEPQNQL is encoded by the coding sequence TTGCGTGGACGGAAAAAACTCACGAATGTAAAATACTCAAAGACGCCAGTAGGTTGTTATTTACGGACAGCAATATTAGTAGGTTGTTATTTACAGACAGCAATATTAGTAGGTTGTTATTTACAGACAGCAATATTAGTGAGCTGTTATTTACAGACAGCAATATTAGTGAGCTGTTATTTACAGACAGCAATATTAGTAGATTGTTATTTACGGACAGCAATATTAGTAGGTTGTTATTTACAGACAGCAATATTAGTGAGCTGTTACCTAGAACCACAAAACCAGTTATGA